DNA from Mesorhizobium loti R88b:
CCTCGGTGAAGACACGGCCGGGCTTGGCGACGTCGAGGCGGATCAGTGTCTTCGACGTCTCGGCGATGGTGATGTCGGCAAGGCCACCCAGCGTCTTGCCGATGACCGGCAACAGCGCCTCGCCGCGGCGGTTCAGCGCCTCGATGCGCATGGCACGGCCACGCGCTGAGATCACCAAAGGCGGATCGATGATGGCGGTGTCCCAGCGCGTGTAGCGGCCGGGATATTCGTAATTGGAGGAAAACACGGCTCCCCGGCGGGAATTCAAGCCGTCGACATAGGTGTCGATCGCACCCGCATAGGGCCGGTCGTGGCGCTCGCGGGTGATGGTGATGCCACCCTCGGTCACGAAGCTTTCAGCGCCGTTTTCCAGAACCTTCATCGTCATTGCCGTCTCCATCTGGCTTGTTGGGCAACGGACCCGGGACTGGCTTTTTAAAAAACAAATGGCCGCCCGGACTTTCCGTTGCGGCCACCCTCTCTTTCACGCACGCGCGTTCGAACAGGCCGCTGTCAGCAGGCCCACCACCAAATGGTCTTGGTCGAACGCATGTTCATGGCGAAATCCATAGCGGCGAAAACCCGGATGCGCAACAGGTTTGAAAAGGTCTGTCCGGTGGCTGTCGCTTCCGGGGTTCATGGCACATCGCCAGGGCGGGTGGTCCGGACTAGGCTAGGCTTCCGACAACCAAAGACGGGAAAACAGCAATGACCGATCAGGCCGAGCGCGCGCGGACGTTCCATGCCCTCCACGTCAAGGGCAACCCGATCGTTCTCTACAATGCCTGGGATCCGGGTTCGGCCAAGATCGTCGAGAAAGCGGGCGCCAAGGCGATCGCCACCGGAAGCTGGCCGGTCGCGGCCGCCTTCGGCTACGCCGATGGCGAGAAGATCCCGCTGGAATTGGCGCTCGACAACATCAAGCGCATCGTCGGTGCGGTCGACCTGCCGGTGACCATGGACCTCGAGGGCGGCTACGGCGTCGATCCGGAATTCGTTGCGCGCACGGTGACGCTGGCGTTGCGTGCCGGCGCCATTGGTTTCAATTTCGAAGACCAGATTGTCGGCGGCAGCGGCCTGCACGACATCGACGTCCAGGTCACACGCATCGAAGCCGCCGCCGCTGCCGTCAAGGCTTCCGGCATCCCGGCCTTTATCAACGCCCGCACCGACATTTTCCTCAAGGCGAAGCCGGATGCGCATGACGACGAGTTGCTCGACCAGGCCATCGAGCGGGCGCAGGCATATGAAAAGGCAGGCGCAAGCGGCTTTTTCGCGCCGGGTCTTGGCAACGAGGGG
Protein-coding regions in this window:
- a CDS encoding isocitrate lyase/PEP mutase family protein, which gives rise to MTDQAERARTFHALHVKGNPIVLYNAWDPGSAKIVEKAGAKAIATGSWPVAAAFGYADGEKIPLELALDNIKRIVGAVDLPVTMDLEGGYGVDPEFVARTVTLALRAGAIGFNFEDQIVGGSGLHDIDVQVTRIEAAAAAVKASGIPAFINARTDIFLKAKPDAHDDELLDQAIERAQAYEKAGASGFFAPGLGNEGLIETLCKSTNLPVNIIALAHVPPRQRLAELGVARVSHGPVPYRQMAEWLEAKARLAISG